The following coding sequences lie in one Glycine soja cultivar W05 chromosome 16, ASM419377v2, whole genome shotgun sequence genomic window:
- the LOC114388905 gene encoding sulfate transporter 4.1, chloroplastic-like codes for MAPVTYIDSSAVQALKDLYQEYKLRDIQIAISNPSPEVLLTLSRSGLVELIGKEWYFVRVHDVVQVCLQHVQSLKGASNSPQAPFSSVENKPSLFARLSKERLEKLSITDLESGNGRPPLPEERDSKLEPLLSKDH; via the exons ATGGCAC CTGTGACATACATAGATTCTAGTGCTGTTCAggctttgaaagacttgtatcAGGAGTACAAATTACGGGACATTCAG ATTGCAATATCCAATCCAAGTCCAGAAGTTCTGCTTACCTTGTCTAGATCGGGTCTGGTGGAGTTGATAGGCAAAGAATGGTACTTTGTGAGAGTACATGATGTTGTTCAAGTTTGCTTGCAACATGTTCAAAGCTTGAAAGGAGCATCTAACAGTCCACAAGCACCATTCTCTTCAGTAGAGAACAAACCAAGTTTGTTTGCACGATTATCAAAAGAGAGACTGGAGAAGCTTTCAATTACCGACTTGGAGTCTGGTAATGGCAGGCCTCCACTCCCCGAGGAGAGAGATTCCAAATTGGAGCCATTGTTGTCTAAAGATCATTGA